In Juglans microcarpa x Juglans regia isolate MS1-56 chromosome 7D, Jm3101_v1.0, whole genome shotgun sequence, the following are encoded in one genomic region:
- the LOC121239779 gene encoding uncharacterized protein At1g08160-like — protein MADPTISQPPQAAALQRHRRGHLHQRLMRYTALVLLALLILVAISVLIAWLVIRPKRLVFTVEDGSVHSFNLTRDQYLSATFDLSIISYNPNRRVSFYYDSIEVWASYDDHDIAFSAVDPFFQPRRNVTRLDVKLAAQNVSLSRSTSRELRLDKSWGQVELTVLLDTRVRFKVGSWKSRDRILRIWCSPVFDLVHLSSSNNFHMKYCDVEL, from the coding sequence ATGGCGGATCCAACAATATCTCAGCCCCCACAAGCTGCAGCGCTGCAGAGACACCGCCGCGGCCATCTTCACCAAAGGCTGATGCGCTACACAGCTCTAGTCTTGCTCGCCCTCCTGATACTGGTAGCCATATCTGTGCTCATCGCCTGGCTTGTAATCAGACCTAAACGACTCGTTTTCACCGTCGAAGATGGTTCTGTCCATAGTTTCAACTTAACCCGCGACCAGTACCTCAGTGCCACCTTCGATTTGTCCATAATATCCTATAATCCAAACCGCAGAGTCTCCTTCTACTATGACTCCATCGAGGTTTGGGCGAGTTATGATGATCACGACATAGCTTTCAGCGCCGTCGATCCTTTCTTTCAACCTCGTCGGAATGTGACTCGGTTGGATGTCAAGCTCGCTGCTCAGAACGTATCGCTGTCGAGGTCGACATCTCGAGAGCTCAGGCTCGATAAATCGTGGGGACAGGTCGAATTAACTGTTCTGCTGGACACAAGGGTGCGGTTTAAGGTGGGATCGTGGAAGTCTCGAGATCGTATTTTGAGGATTTGGTGTTCTCCTGTCTTCGACCTGGTGCACTTGTCTTCTTCCAACAACTTTCATATGAAATATTGCGACGTTGAGCTTTGA